From one uncultured Methanoregula sp. genomic stretch:
- a CDS encoding tryptophan--tRNA ligase yields the protein MPDPQINPWSSTPSLDIGKTFAEFGIDPIAPAIAELPEIPYFIRRGIVVGHRDYRPIAHAIAHKTPFHILTGFMPSGHPHLGHLMVMKEVVWHVQQGGNGYITIADREAHAVRGLSWDKCNEFGKEYLACLYALGFEGETYFQSRNNRLKDLAFEAATKVNFSELTAIYGFSQETDLAHADSVITQVADILYPQVDREPAPTLVPVGVDQDPHIRLTRGIAHKMRMFTVEERDGYISVRSKNAPEAALEAVKKAFPHAKKYEGHVDIKGAQCADVKGKVREIERAHGGFAFFTPSSTYHIFMPGLTGGKMSSSIPESLISFYEPEAVVRKKVMSGITGGRMTLEEQKRLGGEPDKCSLYLLNLFHMVTDDAELSGIRRKCMEGEITCGQCKKDTAERVVAFLKDFREKMDAAGDRIVV from the coding sequence ATGCCAGACCCTCAGATCAACCCCTGGTCAAGTACCCCGTCCCTTGACATCGGGAAAACCTTTGCCGAATTCGGTATCGACCCGATCGCCCCTGCGATAGCAGAACTCCCCGAGATCCCGTATTTTATTCGCCGGGGCATTGTTGTCGGCCACCGCGACTACCGTCCGATAGCGCACGCGATTGCCCACAAAACGCCGTTCCATATCCTGACCGGGTTCATGCCGAGCGGCCACCCACACCTCGGCCACCTGATGGTGATGAAGGAGGTTGTCTGGCACGTGCAGCAGGGCGGTAATGGTTACATCACGATCGCCGACCGGGAAGCCCACGCGGTCCGGGGCCTCTCATGGGATAAGTGCAACGAGTTCGGGAAAGAGTACCTCGCCTGCCTCTATGCCCTCGGGTTTGAAGGCGAGACCTACTTCCAGAGCCGGAACAACCGGTTGAAGGACCTTGCCTTCGAAGCGGCAACGAAAGTCAATTTCTCTGAACTGACCGCGATCTACGGTTTCTCACAGGAGACGGACCTGGCCCATGCAGACAGTGTGATCACGCAGGTTGCTGATATCCTCTATCCCCAGGTTGACCGCGAACCGGCACCGACCCTTGTCCCGGTCGGGGTGGACCAGGACCCGCACATCCGCTTGACAAGGGGCATTGCCCACAAGATGCGGATGTTCACGGTCGAGGAGCGGGACGGGTACATCAGCGTCCGGTCCAAGAACGCTCCCGAGGCAGCGCTCGAAGCCGTCAAGAAGGCTTTCCCGCACGCAAAGAAATACGAGGGGCATGTTGATATCAAGGGGGCGCAGTGCGCCGATGTGAAAGGAAAGGTCCGGGAGATCGAGCGGGCACATGGCGGGTTTGCATTTTTTACCCCTTCGTCCACGTACCATATCTTCATGCCGGGCCTTACCGGGGGGAAGATGTCCTCGAGCATTCCTGAGAGCCTCATCTCATTCTATGAACCCGAAGCGGTAGTGCGAAAGAAAGTGATGAGCGGGATCACCGGCGGAAGGATGACTCTGGAGGAGCAGAAACGTCTTGGCGGAGAGCCGGACAAGTGTTCGCTGTACCTCCTCAACCTCTTCCACATGGTGACGGATGATGCGGAACTCTCCGGGATCCGGCGCAAATGCATGGAAGGGGAGATTACCTGCGGCCAGTGCAAGAAGGATACGGCCGAGCGGGTGGTGGCTTTCCTGAAAGACTTCCGGGAGAAGATGGACGCGGCTGGAGACAGGATTGTGGTGTGA
- the endA gene encoding tRNA-intron lyase, translated as MKAAFDGNTIRMGKDGKALYEQSGYGRPEADGLRLSPQEALYLIHRQKIEVPGYSFDTLFAEFSSQPTFMRSFLVYRDLRERGYVVQTGPHDFRVFRRGEKPGKGESVYLVRVLSERDPIRFEKLIEEVMASRNMRKQYILAVVDDEEELTYYEIKLQKLAAAQNPLPPLGQHEAILIGKSAMVRTSPGSDLEQAGYGKRLDPERMILGPVELLSLMENGTIRLMQGQDEISTAGFLALASETDKELAGKIAVYNELRANQFTPRTGYKFGHHFRVYCGRNVHSDLLVHAVEKEAVLPMSAISRSVRMAHSVKKKMFFGAVHSSGIQFVEFARIKL; from the coding sequence GTGAAAGCAGCATTCGATGGGAATACTATCCGCATGGGAAAGGACGGAAAAGCACTCTACGAGCAGAGCGGGTACGGTCGCCCTGAAGCCGATGGCCTCCGCCTCTCCCCGCAGGAAGCCCTCTACCTCATCCACCGGCAGAAGATCGAAGTGCCCGGGTACTCATTCGATACCCTTTTTGCCGAATTCTCCAGCCAGCCGACATTCATGCGGAGTTTTCTCGTGTACCGCGATCTCCGCGAACGCGGGTACGTTGTCCAGACCGGGCCGCACGATTTCCGGGTATTCCGGCGCGGCGAGAAGCCGGGCAAGGGCGAATCGGTCTACCTTGTCCGCGTCCTCTCCGAGCGGGACCCGATCCGGTTCGAGAAGCTCATCGAGGAAGTGATGGCCTCGCGTAATATGCGCAAGCAGTATATCCTGGCTGTCGTGGATGACGAGGAGGAGCTCACCTATTATGAGATCAAACTTCAGAAACTCGCAGCAGCCCAGAACCCCCTCCCCCCTCTCGGGCAGCACGAAGCAATCCTGATCGGGAAATCCGCAATGGTGAGGACTTCTCCAGGTTCCGACCTTGAACAGGCAGGGTATGGTAAACGGCTCGATCCCGAACGCATGATTCTCGGCCCCGTGGAACTCCTCTCCCTCATGGAGAACGGGACGATCCGGCTCATGCAGGGGCAGGATGAGATCAGCACCGCAGGTTTCCTTGCCCTTGCAAGCGAGACCGATAAGGAACTCGCCGGGAAGATAGCGGTCTATAATGAACTACGGGCCAACCAGTTCACCCCCCGGACCGGTTACAAGTTCGGCCACCATTTCCGCGTCTACTGCGGCAGGAACGTCCACTCCGACCTGCTGGTCCATGCCGTTGAGAAAGAGGCAGTCCTCCCCATGAGTGCCATCTCCCGCTCCGTGCGGATGGCGCATAGTGTCAAAAAGAAGATGTTCTTTGGAGCCGTACATTCTTCCGGAATCCAGTTCGTCGAATTTGCACGTATAAAGCTGTGA